One region of Halohasta litchfieldiae genomic DNA includes:
- a CDS encoding alanine-zipper protein: protein MSQGSNSNESVTVSKDGITVDKTVTADEFPVPAVVFLLESTKSEPTHVRLTDEIPESFPMERVGFHPDFESDRWTAYKDHRVEFERDIDPGETVKTVYGIRTDDTSDLSEFLIEPKLKELSPREQEEAADIEGVLGPDNSQLVRDVLSGDRSSLPGVDGEEPADPLGTDADDPLAGATGGASAEADLGELAPEMESEDVEPADPSAVNGDGDGAAVDIESADTAAADSEESAVPEAEPDATDEADPAVDDEEIDDQPETDEQPEIDDQPETDEQPEIDDQPETDEQPKTDDQPETDEQPEADEPTTVDDTEPDPEATTEPVTTSPRAVNDDLESAVSATADGDDEDSSSVVAVEGGIAAVLAAELRNGNVSEEDRALLKKELGSGVPRSVEVRLSRVQSQVEDLSAYTDALEEFIDENGTATEIFGDLRSDVEELSSELDEITVDLDSAAAERADLSADLATVRTGVNTVERDLEALDERVAGNEESVDDINRRIQETENTADDAAARVDDLDSSVSKLSRDVETATETAEGAESTASEAANTAETATAEAEEATEAVADLDTDLDHAFDNISDIGETVDDLNARVGDLNADIGGMDDDIVDVQDDMEALDDSIRSIKRRLRADIDDLEETVADVDERSKTAADAGEVDALTDRIEELEAEIEALEQFRNQLSSAFGGVGGGGMGGGDGDN, encoded by the coding sequence ATGAGCCAGGGGTCAAACAGCAACGAGTCTGTGACAGTCTCGAAAGACGGGATCACCGTCGACAAAACTGTCACTGCCGATGAGTTCCCCGTCCCAGCGGTTGTTTTTCTGCTTGAGTCGACGAAATCGGAGCCAACCCACGTGCGGTTGACCGATGAGATCCCCGAATCGTTCCCGATGGAACGAGTCGGGTTCCACCCCGACTTCGAGAGCGACCGCTGGACGGCCTACAAAGATCACCGCGTCGAGTTCGAACGGGATATCGATCCGGGCGAGACAGTCAAAACCGTCTACGGGATTCGAACCGACGACACGAGCGATCTCTCCGAGTTCCTCATCGAGCCGAAACTCAAGGAGCTGTCGCCCCGCGAACAGGAGGAGGCCGCCGACATCGAGGGTGTGCTCGGTCCCGACAACAGCCAACTCGTCCGCGACGTGCTCTCGGGTGACCGAAGCTCGCTGCCGGGCGTCGACGGCGAGGAGCCCGCGGACCCACTCGGTACCGACGCCGACGACCCGCTTGCGGGTGCGACCGGTGGCGCGTCGGCCGAGGCTGATCTCGGCGAACTGGCCCCTGAAATGGAGTCGGAAGACGTCGAACCCGCCGATCCGTCAGCCGTGAATGGCGATGGAGACGGCGCGGCTGTCGACATCGAATCCGCCGATACTGCGGCCGCCGACAGCGAGGAGTCGGCCGTACCTGAGGCCGAACCCGACGCCACCGATGAGGCTGACCCGGCAGTCGACGATGAGGAGATCGACGACCAGCCGGAGACGGACGAGCAGCCCGAAATAGATGACCAGCCGGAGACGGACGAGCAGCCCGAAATAGATGACCAGCCGGAGACGGACGAACAGCCGAAGACGGATGACCAGCCGGAGACGGACGAACAGCCGGAGGCAGACGAGCCGACCACCGTCGACGATACCGAGCCGGACCCAGAAGCCACCACTGAGCCAGTGACAACAAGCCCCCGAGCAGTCAACGACGATCTCGAATCGGCAGTCAGCGCCACAGCAGATGGCGACGACGAGGACTCCTCGTCGGTCGTGGCCGTGGAGGGCGGTATCGCTGCCGTCCTCGCCGCCGAACTCCGAAACGGCAACGTCTCGGAGGAAGACCGCGCGCTGCTGAAAAAAGAACTCGGATCGGGCGTCCCACGGAGCGTCGAGGTCCGACTCAGCCGGGTCCAGTCGCAGGTTGAGGATCTCTCGGCGTACACTGACGCCCTCGAAGAGTTCATCGACGAAAACGGCACCGCAACGGAGATCTTCGGCGACCTGCGGTCGGATGTTGAGGAACTCTCCTCGGAACTCGACGAGATCACCGTCGACCTCGATTCGGCAGCCGCCGAGCGCGCTGATCTCAGCGCGGATCTGGCGACGGTCCGAACCGGCGTCAATACGGTCGAACGTGATCTCGAAGCACTCGACGAGCGGGTGGCCGGCAACGAGGAGTCGGTCGACGACATCAACAGGCGCATCCAAGAGACCGAAAACACAGCCGACGACGCCGCAGCAAGAGTCGACGATCTCGATTCGTCGGTCTCGAAGCTCTCCAGAGACGTCGAGACCGCAACCGAGACCGCCGAGGGTGCCGAATCCACCGCGAGCGAGGCAGCCAACACCGCAGAGACTGCGACCGCAGAGGCCGAGGAGGCCACCGAAGCCGTCGCGGATCTGGATACGGATCTCGACCACGCCTTCGACAACATCAGCGACATCGGCGAGACGGTCGACGACCTCAACGCGAGAGTCGGAGACCTCAATGCCGATATCGGTGGGATGGACGACGACATTGTGGACGTCCAAGACGACATGGAAGCCCTCGACGACTCCATTCGATCTATCAAGCGGCGGCTTCGAGCCGATATCGACGATCTCGAAGAGACGGTCGCAGACGTCGACGAACGGAGCAAAACCGCGGCCGACGCCGGGGAGGTCGACGCACTCACCGACCGCATCGAGGAGCTAGAGGCCGAAATCGAGGCTCTCGAACAGTTCCGCAACCAACTCAGTAGTGCCTTCGGCGGTGTCGGCGGTGGCGGCATGGGCGGCGGCGACGGCGACAACTGA